CAATACCAAGTCGCAGGCCAACTGGATTTATTTTTTGTCCCATTTCTTTTTATTGTTCGTTTTCAGGGGTTTCTGCTTCTGCCGATTGCAACAACGATTGAGCCGCACTGTCAACCACGATTGTGATGTGGTTCGAGCGCTTCCGAATCCGGTGACCGCGCCCCTGGGGAGCTGGGCGAAGACGCTTCAGCATAGGACCGCCATCAACAAAAACCGTTTTTACATACAGATCAGCGTCTTCAATCCGCTCATCTTCATTTTTCTGCTGCCAGTTGGCAACGGCCGACAAAAGCACTTTCTGCAATATGGCGGCACCAGCCTGTGGCTGATATTTTAATAGACCCAACGCCCGGCTAACGCGCTGACCACGAATCAGGTCGGCGATTAACCGCATCTTACGGGGCGACGTGGGCACATCTCTAAGTCTTGCTACTGCTTCCATGTTTTTTTATGGCTCGGAGCGAGGTGCTTGGTGCTTGGGGTTTCTATCGCCCTGCACCTGGCTCCCTGCCCCATGCTAGTTTATCGTTTGCCCTTGTCTTTCTTTGCGGTGTGCCCCCGGAAATTGCGGGTTGGTGAGAACTCGCCAAGCTTGTGACCTACCATGTTCTCCGTTACGTAAACCGGGATAAACTTATTACCGTTGTGAACGGCGAAGGTGTGGCCCACGAAATCTGGCGAAATCATCGAACGACGCGACCAGGTTTTGATGACCGATTTCTTGCCCGATTCATTCTGTGCCTGTACTTTGTTGTCCAGGCGGAAATCAATATATGGGCCTTTTTTAAGTGAACGTGCCATTGTTATCTGTTACTTTTTGCGTCGGCTAATAATCATGCTTTCAGATGCCTTGTTGCGGTTACGGGTCTTCTGACCTTTAGCCATCTGACCGTTACGCGAACGTGGGTGGCCACCAGAAGCCCGGCCTTCACCACCACCCATTGGGTGATCGATTGGGTTCATTACAACACCACGAACACGAGGACGGATACCCATCCAGCGCTTACGACCGGCTTTACCGATCACAACGTTCATATGGTCGGGGTTTGACACCGAACCAACGGTTGCCATACCAGCGCTCAGCACACGACGGGTTTCACCCGATGGCAGACGAAGGATTGCATACTTGTCTTCACGACCTACCAATTGAGCGTAGGTACCTGCCGAGCGGGCCATTGACCCACCTTTACCAGGCGTCAGCTCAATATTGTGTACAATTGTACCAAGCGGCATTTCAGACAGTGGCAGTGCGTTGCCTACATCAGGTGTAGAACCGGTGCCCGATGTGATCTTCTGACCAACGGTGATTCCCTGAGGGGCGATAATGTAGCGTTTCTCACCATCGGCATATTGTACCAGCGAGATGCGGGCCGAACGGTTTGGATCGTATTCTACAGTCAAAACTTCGGCTGGTTGGCCGACTTTGTCGCGCTTGAAGTCAATAATACGGTAGTGCCGCTTATGACCGCCACCTATGTAGCGCATAGTGCGGTGACCTTCGTTATTCCGGCCACCGGTTTTTCTGAGGGGCTCCAGCAGGCTTTTTTCCGGCTTGGAGGTGGTGATTTCCGCAAAATCGGGTGCCACGCGAAAACGTGTACTCGGTGTTACGGGTCTTAGTTTTTTAACTCCCATGACTGATTAAGTGATAGAGCAAGGCTCGGTTTACAGGTCAGCGTAAATGTCAATTACTTCGCCCTCTGCAACCGTTACGATTGCTTTTTTCGTTGTAGGGGTTTTACCCGATACAATGCGTCCGTTGATGTTTTTGCTGCGACGCTTTCCGAAAGTCCGGATGGTGTTGACAGACTCAACGTTAACGCCATACATTTTCTCGATGGCTTTGCCGATCTCGAGTTTGTTGGCTTTCAGATCAACCTCAAAAGCATACTTCCCCTGCTTGTTAAGGCCCGTCATTTTTTCAGTGACGATTGGTCGTTTCAGTACGCTCATGATTATTTCTCAAACAAGGTTTGGATGGTTGACAGCGCTTCTTCACTGATGAGCAGTTGATCGGCATTCATCAGATCGTACGTATTTACCTGTGCAGCGGTCGTTACTTTTGCCTTCTGAACATTCCGGCTCGACAGCACAACATTCGTATTTACGTCTGGCAGAATCAGCAGCGTTTTGCGGCCCGATACGTTCAGATCATTCAGGAACTGAATGTAATCTTTTGTGCGGGGAGCTTCCAGCGAGATGCTGTCGATAACCGAAATGCTATTCGCCCGAGCTTTAACGGCATAAGCCGACTGACGAGCCAGCGATTTTACTTTTTTGTTCAGCTTGAAGCTATAGTCACGGGGACGGGGTCCGAAAACGGTACCACCACCCACGAAAACGGGCGATTTGGCGCTACCTGCACGGGCTCCGCCTGTACCTTTTTGTTTCTTCAGCTTGCGAGTCGAACGGGCAACTTCAGCACGTTCTTTTGCTTTGTGGGTTCCCTGACGTTGGTTGGCCAGGTACTGTTTCACGTCGAGGTAAATCGCGTGTTGATTCGGTTCAATACCGAAGATCTCTTCCGAAAGGGTGACCTTTTTGCCTGTGTCTTCGCCCTTGCTGTTATATACGATTACTTCCATGGCCTACTTCTCGATAATAACGTATGAATTTTTAGCTCCGGGAACTGAACCGCTGATAACAATCAGATTTTGCTCAGGCAGAATACGCAGAACACGCAGGTTTTGCACCGTTACGCGGTTGCCGCCCATACGACCGGCCATACGAAGACCTTTAAACACGCGTGATGGGAACGAACAGGCACCAATCGAACCTGGGTGACGACCCCGGTTGTGCTGACCGTGCGTTTGACCGCCCACACCACCGAATCCGTGACGTTTCACAACGCCCTGGAAACCACGACCTTTTGCTGTTCCAACTACATCTACGAAGTCAGATTCAGTAAATACATCGGCTACCGTAAGTGTATCGCCCAGATTCAGATCCTGCTCGAATTCTTTGAATTCAACCAGTTTGCGCTTAGGCGTGGTACCCGCTTTTTTGAAGTGGCCCAACTCCGGCTTGTTGCTGTGCTTTTCTTTCTTTTCGCCATAACCAAGCTGCACAGCTTTGTAGCCATCTTTTTCGATGCTACGAACTTGTGTTACGACACAGGGACCCGTTTCAATGACTGTACATGCCAGAGCCTGCCCGTCCGCATTGTACACACTGGTCATCCCGATTTTCTTGCCAATTAAACCAGACATTTGTGTTTGTTTAAAGTAAGCAGGTAAAATTTAGATACGCTTTTCCAACTCGGACCTTCCGAATCGGGCCGCAAAATTAGAGAAATAATTAGACGAATCCTATATCTGCCTAAAAATCAGCCCCAGAAACAACAAAAAAGGTCGGGCGCACTGCACCTGACCTTTCACGGGCATACAAAAACTTGGCTAGCAAGGCTTGTTTACCCAAAAGTCAGGTGTGGTTTCCGCAGTACGGACCTTCACCCTCGTATGTTGTTGATTTGTGTATTCGAGTTTGGGAGTGCAAAATTA
This window of the Spirosoma aerolatum genome carries:
- the rplV gene encoding 50S ribosomal protein L22; this translates as MEAVARLRDVPTSPRKMRLIADLIRGQRVSRALGLLKYQPQAGAAILQKVLLSAVANWQQKNEDERIEDADLYVKTVFVDGGPMLKRLRPAPQGRGHRIRKRSNHITIVVDSAAQSLLQSAEAETPENEQ
- the rpsS gene encoding 30S ribosomal protein S19, with the protein product MARSLKKGPYIDFRLDNKVQAQNESGKKSVIKTWSRRSMISPDFVGHTFAVHNGNKFIPVYVTENMVGHKLGEFSPTRNFRGHTAKKDKGKR
- the rplB gene encoding 50S ribosomal protein L2, whose product is MGVKKLRPVTPSTRFRVAPDFAEITTSKPEKSLLEPLRKTGGRNNEGHRTMRYIGGGHKRHYRIIDFKRDKVGQPAEVLTVEYDPNRSARISLVQYADGEKRYIIAPQGITVGQKITSGTGSTPDVGNALPLSEMPLGTIVHNIELTPGKGGSMARSAGTYAQLVGREDKYAILRLPSGETRRVLSAGMATVGSVSNPDHMNVVIGKAGRKRWMGIRPRVRGVVMNPIDHPMGGGEGRASGGHPRSRNGQMAKGQKTRNRNKASESMIISRRKK
- the rplW gene encoding 50S ribosomal protein L23, whose product is MSVLKRPIVTEKMTGLNKQGKYAFEVDLKANKLEIGKAIEKMYGVNVESVNTIRTFGKRRSKNINGRIVSGKTPTTKKAIVTVAEGEVIDIYADL
- the rplD gene encoding 50S ribosomal protein L4 — encoded protein: MEVIVYNSKGEDTGKKVTLSEEIFGIEPNQHAIYLDVKQYLANQRQGTHKAKERAEVARSTRKLKKQKGTGGARAGSAKSPVFVGGGTVFGPRPRDYSFKLNKKVKSLARQSAYAVKARANSISVIDSISLEAPRTKDYIQFLNDLNVSGRKTLLILPDVNTNVVLSSRNVQKAKVTTAAQVNTYDLMNADQLLISEEALSTIQTLFEK
- the rplC gene encoding 50S ribosomal protein L3, producing the protein MSGLIGKKIGMTSVYNADGQALACTVIETGPCVVTQVRSIEKDGYKAVQLGYGEKKEKHSNKPELGHFKKAGTTPKRKLVEFKEFEQDLNLGDTLTVADVFTESDFVDVVGTAKGRGFQGVVKRHGFGGVGGQTHGQHNRGRHPGSIGACSFPSRVFKGLRMAGRMGGNRVTVQNLRVLRILPEQNLIVISGSVPGAKNSYVIIEK